TTGTGTGGAAGTATGAGGCAACGCACTGCTGCAACTGAGGATCAGGGTTAGGTAAGCCTATTAAAACAGCCCACTTATGGAAGTACGGATTAGTCCACAATGAACCATTAATAATAGCCTCAGCCAACGGTGGAATAACACCAGGAGGAGCAAAAGCACCCATGAATAGCCATGTGTTAAACCCTGGATAAAATCCATCCCAACCCCAACCCATAGCCCAATTATGAAGTAATGCATATGCAGCCCTAGTGTACTGTGGGTTACTGTAGTTGATGCACGTGTATGCCCACATTGGGTCAACCATACTCTTTGGGAATGCGTAGGCAATCTGAGCCTCAAATTGCTCCACACCTGGCACCCAATATTCAAACCATGCAAAATACGCTTTAACTAGGTCATAGTATGTTGATGTACCTGGTACTGCAGCAGATATTGCAGCTATCCAGTTTGAGAAGTTGAAGTAGCCAAACGTCGAATTCACACACCATACAATAGTATTGTTAGGTATTGGCAAATTGGTGATTAATGGCTTGCAATACCAACCAGTAATCTGGCCATTTTGGACAATGGGGTAAGCGAAGGGTGTTGTACGACCTGGAATACACCAAGCTGAAGGATATAATGCTGGGGCTGTACCATAGGCATAATCATAATATATCCATGATTGGTCAACGCCACCCTTATTCGAACCCGCATAGAACCAATCAGTAGCGGTATCAGGTAATTGACAGCTCGTGAGCTGAGAACTATATGTACTTGACTCAACAGTAACAACAGTAGTCTTAATCCCAAAGTTAGTTAATGTTAATGCATCAACCTGAGCTGCCTTTAACCACGCAGGATGAGCACCACTATTAGCGTATAGTGTTAAGGTTAGTGGTGTTCCGTTTGGTAGGTACCATTGCCCATTCTTGTAGTATAGGCCCGCTGACTCTAGGAGATCAGCTGCCTTGGTCCAGTTTGGTTGAGTGAAGTTAACAACCATAGCCCTAATATCCTCAGGGAAAGTCAACCAAAGACCAGAAACAACATTGGGTTCAGGCGCTGGAACATTAATATAAACTGGCGTTATAAGCCAAGATGGACCCCATGCGGTGGCTGCCTCAGTCCTATTAATAATGTATAAGAACGCCTGCCTAACCTGAGGAATATTAAACGGATAATATGTAGGTAGCGCTACACCTTCAATTGATATATCAGGCAATAATGGTATCATGTAACCGTGACTTTCAAGTACCTGCATGTATGATACTGCTGGGTACCATGTGTGTATGAAGTATGGTTGGCCACTTATTGCTAATGATACTAATTGTGTTAGTCCTCCTGATAAACCTATGTTTATTGTTATTTGCGGATAGTATTGCCACGTGTGGAATGGTATTATCTTATCCCACTCAGCCAATAATGGCACACCATTGAAGTAATCCGGTTCAAGCTTAACTATGACATAGCCACCACTAACACTGGTAACGTAGTATGGGCTTAGCCCCCAGTATGGGACTACCATTTCAGTTATGTTAGCTGAACCAAATTTCAATGCTTCACTTGTACTCATGGTCTTTAATTCCATTACTACATTCTTCCACACAGGCCATGGAGTGTTGGGTATCCAGCTCATTAGAAGCCAGTAATACCCTGTTGCTGACCAGTAGTCGAAGTGTATTGATAATGTGTAGTTGTTTATGACTATTAAGTCCTTGTCAGCGTTCTGGGGCATTAACCAAGGCTCCCAACTCCCGAAAGCCTTATCACCAATATAAAACCACGCATACACATCCCATGCAGTAAACGGAATAACCGCAGTACCATTAAACCAGTATATATCATGCCTAAAATAAATAATCAAAGTATGATTCTCAGGGAAAACAGTCCAATTCTCAGCCAAAACAGGCCACCATTGGCCAGTAGGATCATTATAATCAGCAATAGGCATCCAAGTACCAGTGAAGAACAGAATATTTCCAGTAGCCCATGGATTCCACCAAGGAGCAGGCCAAGGAGTAACAAGAGTATAGTACCATGGAGCAGCCATATACATATTATACGTAGGATAAGACTGCTGAGCATGAACCACATATATATTATTCATGAATACTAGCGTAGCCAATAAAATTAATGCCCCAAGTGCTATACTGATTTTGATGTATTTTATTAGTTTTACTATATTTTCATTTTTAGCGAATAGATTCATACAGTAGTTTCTTTCATCTGAGATTAATAACTCTTGTTCTAACGTGTTCGATGATTAATCAATATTTTACATTATTTACATATTCATGATCTCATATTATTTAATATAAGATGTATTTACAATATTTAGAATCGGGTTGATACTTGAATAAAATTTAAAAATAATGAAATAAAAATTAGTCTTCATATGGTACTGATGCTTAAGGTTATGCTTCATCATTATGGTGATTGGACCGAGTTAACTGAGAAGTATCCTATAACTGTGTATAACCCCTACTTCATTCCCCTTCAGGGTGCTAATATTAATCTTGAGGTTTTCAGGATAAATAGGAGGCTTAGTGAGGTCACTAAATCATTCATCGATGAGCTTAAGGGTAAGTATAGTGGAATCATTAAGGTTGTTAACATTATCCCCAGTGCTAAATTCACGGATCTCATAATCTATGCTAACTATGGGTTCAGTGTTAAGTCTGTTTTTGTTGATAATAGGGCCTTTGTTGTGTCCTCTAAGTACAGTGATGGCTTGGAGCACTTCACAGTTATGTTGACTAATAACGGTATGGCCAATGAAGCCTTAAGGGATATTAGCAGTAGGCTTAAGGAGAAGGCCAATGTATTATTATTCACGTATAAAAGGATAAATGAAGTACATGCTAATAATAGTGAGTTAACGCCCATTGAGCATGAGGTTCTTGTAAAGGCTGTCGAGAGGGGATACTTCGATTACCCACGTAAGGTTAACTTAGCAGACTTAGCTAGGGAGTTAAACTTATCCAAGGCTACTGTAGACTTCCACCTCAGGAGGGCTGTTAAAAAGATTGTTAATAAATATGTGAATGGAACAGACACCTAAGCATTAAGCCTTCTTGTTCTTTGTTAGGTCTTTTATCTTTATTCCTGTTGGTGATATTGATGTTAGCCCCCCGTCTACTATTATTGTTGTTCCCGTTATGTAGCTTGCTGCCTTTGATGATAGGAATAGTATGACGTTAGCTATTTCCTCCGGTTTGCCGAACCTACCCATTGGTATTGCCTCTGAGATTACGCTATAGGCGTGTTCCCAATTTCCCATTGGGTCTAGGCTGCTTGACTTAACTCTATTTAATGGTGTGTCTATGGCTCCTGGTGCTACTCCAATAACCCTAATACCGTACTTGGCTAGGTCGAGTGCCATTACCCTTGTTAAGCCTAATTCAGCAGCCTTAGTTACACTGTATGCTCCGGTGGTTGGTTCGCATTCAATGCCTTGAACCGATGAAATATTGATAATTACCTTACCTTCACCTTTAAGCAGTAGTGGTAGGAATTCCTTGGCCAGCATGTAGTATGCGTCTAGGTTAACCTCAATCAACCTCCTCCAAGTCTCGTAATCATAATCCTCAAAGGGCTTATCAACCTCAATGGAGGCATTATTCACTAAGACGTCAAGCTTACCGCACTTA
This genomic interval from Caldivirga sp. contains the following:
- a CDS encoding ABC transporter substrate-binding protein; amino-acid sequence: MNNIYVVHAQQSYPTYNMYMAAPWYYTLVTPWPAPWWNPWATGNILFFTGTWMPIADYNDPTGQWWPVLAENWTVFPENHTLIIYFRHDIYWFNGTAVIPFTAWDVYAWFYIGDKAFGSWEPWLMPQNADKDLIVINNYTLSIHFDYWSATGYYWLLMSWIPNTPWPVWKNVVMELKTMSTSEALKFGSANITEMVVPYWGLSPYYVTSVSGGYVIVKLEPDYFNGVPLLAEWDKIIPFHTWQYYPQITINIGLSGGLTQLVSLAISGQPYFIHTWYPAVSYMQVLESHGYMIPLLPDISIEGVALPTYYPFNIPQVRQAFLYIINRTEAATAWGPSWLITPVYINVPAPEPNVVSGLWLTFPEDIRAMVVNFTQPNWTKAADLLESAGLYYKNGQWYLPNGTPLTLTLYANSGAHPAWLKAAQVDALTLTNFGIKTTVVTVESSTYSSQLTSCQLPDTATDWFYAGSNKGGVDQSWIYYDYAYGTAPALYPSAWCIPGRTTPFAYPIVQNGQITGWYCKPLITNLPIPNNTIVWCVNSTFGYFNFSNWIAAISAAVPGTSTYYDLVKAYFAWFEYWVPGVEQFEAQIAYAFPKSMVDPMWAYTCINYSNPQYTRAAYALLHNWAMGWGWDGFYPGFNTWLFMGAFAPPGVIPPLAEAIINGSLWTNPYFHKWAVLIGLPNPDPQLQQCVASYFHT
- a CDS encoding helix-turn-helix domain-containing protein, whose translation is MVLMLKVMLHHYGDWTELTEKYPITVYNPYFIPLQGANINLEVFRINRRLSEVTKSFIDELKGKYSGIIKVVNIIPSAKFTDLIIYANYGFSVKSVFVDNRAFVVSSKYSDGLEHFTVMLTNNGMANEALRDISSRLKEKANVLLFTYKRINEVHANNSELTPIEHEVLVKAVERGYFDYPRKVNLADLARELNLSKATVDFHLRRAVKKIVNKYVNGTDT
- a CDS encoding SDR family NAD(P)-dependent oxidoreductase, with the protein product MTGEVTFNFKDWCVFISGSTEGIGLAIAEGFGRAGGRVFINGVRREPANGAIKYLRDRGIEPILLLGDVSSRDNVRAFRDAIEAKCGKLDVLVNNASIEVDKPFEDYDYETWRRLIEVNLDAYYMLAKEFLPLLLKGEGKVIINISSVQGIECEPTTGAYSVTKAAELGLTRVMALDLAKYGIRVIGVAPGAIDTPLNRVKSSSLDPMGNWEHAYSVISEAIPMGRFGKPEEIANVILFLSSKAASYITGTTIIVDGGLTSISPTGIKIKDLTKNKKA